A stretch of DNA from Manihot esculenta cultivar AM560-2 chromosome 7, M.esculenta_v8, whole genome shotgun sequence:
CCCCATCAAATGCATAGCTAGATGATGCAGGGCATATTTGCTTAAACCCCCTGGAATAATTAGAGGGTACACATGCTACAGGATCACTGTATGCTCCTCTACAGCAATACTCATCAGTGTCAAACACGTTGCATGCGCTCCGGCAAGCAATAACCTTCCCATCAGACCTAACGGAGAGCTCCGACGGGCAACTATTCCGAACATCTCCATCACAACCAGCAATGCTACAATTCCCTTTACCATTAAGAGGTTGAACTACTATGGGCAAGTTAAACCCATCAACAAGGCTAACATCGTAAAAATCGATATCTCCAAGGGTGAATTCGGCAATTGTGTTGGGTGGGCTACTTGGGCGTGAGCAATTCAGAGAGGTGCCACAGCTGCCTGTTTGACATGATCCAGTGCCATTTTTGTCAAAATTGCAGTTTGTTCGAGCCCATATCCGGCCGCTCCAGCCAGTTGGAGCAGTGTAGAATGCAGTTTGGCCTGGGTTTAAAGTGAAACCATTTCCACGGCCGCTGTCACCTTTTGTTATAATTCCAGGCCATATCGTTGCTTTGCAGTGGTTATACAACGTGAATGTTTTCGTAGTTGTGGAAGTATTTTGCATTGTGGAAGCATTTTGCCCTGTTAAGAACATTAAACATATTTGCTCATACTATATAAACACATCATGAAGCAGAAGATGGCAGAGTAGAGAATGTTACCTGAAGCAAAAGCaaagaagatgaaaaagaaagcTAGTGAGGAGCTGAGGTTTGGAGTCATCTCAAATACACTTCGAAAAGCTGTGTTTACATGGAGAAC
This window harbors:
- the LOC110619197 gene encoding pathogenesis-related thaumatin-like protein 3.5, which encodes MHSYKNFTCNISVLHVNTAFRSVFEMTPNLSSSLAFFFIFFAFASGQNASTMQNTSTTTKTFTLYNHCKATIWPGIITKGDSGRGNGFTLNPGQTAFYTAPTGWSGRIWARTNCNFDKNGTGSCQTGSCGTSLNCSRPSSPPNTIAEFTLGDIDFYDVSLVDGFNLPIVVQPLNGKGNCSIAGCDGDVRNSCPSELSVRSDGKVIACRSACNVFDTDEYCCRGAYSDPVACVPSNYSRGFKQICPASSSYAFDGDATSIITCSASDYIVTFCASRNQTFCSYHDNKVICNDTRSGSKALLPQGWWNLMVTLPLAFILQTKI